In Thermocrinis minervae, a single genomic region encodes these proteins:
- a CDS encoding OsmC family protein, with translation MESKRVSLRLSEEENTYVASTSFGQLLVGEKGHRPMELLLVSLAGCSGVDVSIILKKKRQEVKDIRIDVLGLRRDEHPRYYEKIEIHYTIVGKNINPKAVEDAIKLSLEKYCSVHAMLKEKAHISYSYSIENVE, from the coding sequence ATGGAAAGCAAAAGGGTAAGTCTACGGTTATCCGAAGAGGAGAACACCTACGTAGCTTCTACATCTTTTGGGCAGCTTTTGGTCGGAGAAAAGGGACACAGACCTATGGAGCTTCTGCTAGTTTCTTTGGCAGGATGCTCTGGGGTGGATGTATCCATCATACTCAAAAAGAAAAGGCAGGAAGTCAAGGACATAAGGATAGATGTGTTAGGTTTAAGAAGAGACGAACATCCAAGGTACTACGAGAAGATAGAAATACATTACACGATCGTAGGCAAGAATATAAACCCCAAAGCCGTAGAGGATGCTATAAAGTTGTCTTTAGAAAAGTACTGTAGCGTTCATGCTATGCTCAAAGAAAAAGCTCATATCTCCTACTCTTACAGCATAGAAAATGTTGAGTAG
- the thyX gene encoding FAD-dependent thymidylate synthase — protein sequence MGSDQRIVRCARVSYSKDDKEVDVNRDKALLKYLYENRHTSVFEHVVIAFEGSKEEWLNLISSVDNPTFQAYYSGGYVWMNLRNLMKAVNFIPQVVLEAVKEKLPTCYALLTNQDIQNTNYTLDSSFVKNRMETSSGWIGLVDSLELDTDMDYYTFVVECPLFVARQWFRHRFGSFNEVSRRYTSYNISFYIPSILRVQSKYNKQASEDEPIENQQEYLSLIEVHLKESLNLYNRLVEVGVAKELARGVLPQFMKTRFYWTVPRISLDNFISLREDRHAQKEIREFALAIKSMVGYKGTEKKASF from the coding sequence ATGGGTTCAGATCAAAGGATTGTCAGGTGTGCAAGAGTATCCTACTCTAAGGATGATAAGGAAGTGGATGTAAACAGGGATAAGGCTCTACTTAAGTATCTTTATGAGAACAGACATACCAGCGTTTTTGAGCATGTGGTGATAGCTTTTGAAGGTTCAAAAGAAGAGTGGTTAAACCTAATATCGTCCGTAGATAACCCTACGTTTCAAGCTTACTACTCGGGTGGGTACGTATGGATGAACCTACGCAACCTTATGAAGGCGGTGAATTTTATTCCACAGGTGGTGCTTGAAGCTGTTAAAGAAAAGCTTCCCACGTGCTATGCCCTCCTGACCAATCAGGATATACAAAACACTAACTACACCTTGGATAGCTCTTTTGTAAAGAATCGTATGGAAACCTCTTCAGGATGGATAGGGCTTGTGGACAGCCTAGAGTTAGATACCGACATGGATTACTATACCTTTGTGGTGGAGTGTCCTCTTTTTGTAGCCAGGCAGTGGTTTAGGCATAGGTTTGGGTCTTTCAACGAAGTGAGCAGAAGGTACACTTCTTATAACATAAGCTTTTACATACCAAGCATCCTAAGGGTACAATCAAAGTACAACAAGCAGGCTAGCGAGGATGAGCCTATAGAAAATCAACAAGAATACTTAAGCCTAATTGAAGTACATCTTAAGGAATCTTTGAACCTTTACAACAGGCTTGTGGAGGTTGGGGTTGCGAAAGAACTTGCACGGGGTGTTCTTCCTCAATTTATGAAGACACGCTTCTATTGGACCGTTCCTAGGATTTCTCTTGATAACTTTATAAGCCTGAGAGAAGACAGACATGCGCAGAAAGAGATAAGAGAGTTCGCTCTAGCTATAAAATCTATGGTAGGTTATAAAGGTACGGAGAAGAAGGCAAGCTTTTAA
- a CDS encoding rod shape-determining protein, translating to MNILSKILQALGFSSGNIGIDLGTANTVVYLEGKGIVLQEPSIVAIDTKTGQVIAVGKEAKSMLGKAPETIQIIRPLRDGVITDFEATRVMLSSIIEKVLGRRLFKPRPLIVVGVPSGVTQVEKRAVIDAAKAAGGREVYLIPEPMAAAIGAGLPIEEPVGNMIVDIGGGTTEIAVISLAGIVVSHSIRIAGDEMTEAIIQYIKRKHHVLIGEQTAEKIKIELGNAIRDDEETSMEIKGRDVTGLPKIVRVTSSEITDALEDTISSIINAIRSTLERTPPELASDIVERGITLAGGGSLLKNLDVRINRETGIETRYCEDPITAVARGVGKVLDNMELIRKVSME from the coding sequence ATGAATATACTGAGTAAGATCCTTCAAGCTCTTGGTTTCTCCTCAGGTAACATAGGAATAGACCTAGGAACTGCCAACACAGTTGTTTACTTAGAAGGTAAGGGTATAGTACTTCAAGAACCCTCCATAGTGGCCATAGATACGAAGACTGGGCAAGTTATAGCAGTTGGTAAGGAAGCAAAAAGTATGTTAGGAAAAGCACCAGAGACCATACAGATCATAAGGCCACTTAGGGACGGTGTAATTACAGACTTTGAAGCCACAAGGGTTATGCTTTCTAGCATAATAGAAAAGGTTCTTGGAAGAAGGCTTTTTAAACCAAGACCTTTAATAGTGGTGGGCGTTCCCTCTGGCGTTACACAGGTGGAAAAAAGAGCAGTAATAGATGCGGCAAAAGCTGCTGGTGGTAGGGAAGTATATCTTATACCCGAACCTATGGCCGCAGCTATAGGTGCCGGTCTTCCCATTGAAGAACCGGTAGGCAACATGATCGTGGACATAGGTGGTGGTACTACTGAGATAGCAGTCATATCCTTAGCTGGCATAGTAGTCTCTCATTCTATAAGGATAGCCGGTGATGAGATGACGGAAGCCATAATACAGTACATAAAAAGGAAACACCATGTGCTTATCGGAGAACAAACAGCAGAAAAAATAAAGATAGAGCTTGGCAATGCCATAAGGGATGATGAAGAGACAAGCATGGAGATAAAGGGTAGGGATGTGACTGGTCTGCCCAAGATCGTTAGGGTAACTTCCAGCGAAATAACGGATGCTTTAGAAGATACTATAAGCTCTATCATAAATGCCATAAGGTCAACTCTCGAAAGGACTCCTCCCGAACTTGCATCAGATATAGTGGAAAGAGGTATAACGTTAGCAGGTGGTGGATCATTACTTAAGAACTTGGATGTAAGGATAAACAGAGAAACAGGTATAGAAACTAGGTATTGTGAAGATCCTATAACAGCTGTAGCGAGAGGGGTAGGTAAGGTTCTAGACAACATGGAACTTATCAGAAAAGTATCCATGGAATGA
- a CDS encoding FAD:protein FMN transferase — protein sequence MVWIITFLFLAYTAIAGVHLFHLMGTYAIVDLPEDKVYEAYRYLRDIEEKLSDYIENSEVSRINRMAGKEPVDVSEETYRAIEEAIYVSKLTDGAFDITVGSYTINYKRLGLLSKDKALSLIDYKKIKLEKGKVFLEKEGMAIDLGGIGKGYAVESAYQKLNTPWGFISIAGDMKIWGHRRRIAVYDPMTGGVLLEGINRKDVCLSTSGNYFRKHIIGKPNNITQVTVAYKDCGITDGLSTGLYAMEDSKLEEFMTKYPEFGVLILYKNGRVVCNRSFLEYVDIIYIHAGSSCKAEQH from the coding sequence ATGGTATGGATTATAACCTTTCTCTTTTTAGCTTACACGGCCATAGCAGGTGTGCATCTGTTCCATCTTATGGGAACTTACGCCATAGTGGACCTACCTGAAGACAAAGTCTACGAAGCTTATAGGTACTTAAGGGACATAGAGGAAAAGCTCTCTGACTACATAGAAAATTCTGAAGTGTCGCGCATAAACAGAATGGCTGGAAAAGAACCTGTGGATGTATCGGAAGAAACCTACAGAGCCATAGAAGAGGCTATCTATGTCTCTAAGTTAACAGATGGGGCCTTTGACATAACTGTAGGCTCCTATACCATAAACTACAAGAGGCTTGGCCTGCTCTCCAAGGATAAAGCCCTATCCCTTATAGATTACAAGAAGATAAAGCTTGAAAAGGGGAAGGTATTCCTAGAAAAGGAAGGTATGGCCATAGACCTAGGAGGCATCGGAAAAGGCTACGCTGTAGAGAGTGCCTACCAAAAGCTAAACACTCCCTGGGGTTTTATATCCATAGCCGGTGACATGAAGATATGGGGGCACAGGAGGAGGATAGCCGTGTACGACCCTATGACTGGGGGAGTTCTCCTTGAAGGTATCAACAGAAAAGATGTGTGCCTTTCCACATCAGGAAACTACTTTAGGAAGCATATAATCGGTAAGCCGAACAATATAACGCAGGTAACGGTAGCTTACAAGGATTGTGGTATAACCGATGGACTATCCACTGGCCTTTACGCTATGGAGGATTCAAAGTTGGAGGAGTTCATGACCAAATACCCAGAGTTTGGAGTACTCATCCTATACAAGAACGGTAGAGTGGTGTGTAACAGGAGCTTTTTGGAGTACGTTGATATAATCTATATCCATGCTGGAAGCTCTTGTAAAGCAGAACAACACTAA
- the thiS gene encoding sulfur carrier protein ThiS produces the protein MKVYINGEEREVPQGLSIKGLLEFLNIPIRNVGLAIAVNQTVVPKSQYEDVFLKEGDRIEIVHIVGGG, from the coding sequence ATGAAGGTTTACATAAACGGCGAAGAAAGAGAAGTACCCCAAGGTCTATCCATAAAGGGTCTTCTGGAGTTTTTAAACATACCCATACGGAACGTGGGGCTGGCGATAGCAGTAAACCAGACAGTCGTACCCAAGTCTCAGTACGAAGATGTCTTCTTAAAGGAAGGAGACCGGATAGAGATAGTACACATAGTAGGCGGTGGCTGA
- a CDS encoding ABC transporter ATP-binding protein, translating into MYAVKVENLTKVINGRIILQDISFEVKEGEIFTIVGGSGSGKTSITKCIVGLWQPTSGKVEVLGKDLLSLKKVELDELRKQIGYVFQGAALFDSLKVWENVVFYYLEKTDRNQDELRNLAIEKLKLVGLGEEVLDLYPSELSGGMRKRVGIARAIATDPRLIIYDEPTSGLDPITSRLIDQLILSLREKTGITSIVVTHDLVSAFSISDRIMVLQSGRVVQIGTKEEILYSSVPFVKEFIKNGLGAELIKLSS; encoded by the coding sequence ATGTACGCGGTAAAAGTAGAGAACTTAACCAAGGTCATAAACGGGAGGATAATACTTCAAGATATATCCTTCGAGGTGAAAGAAGGTGAAATATTCACCATAGTAGGCGGTAGTGGAAGCGGTAAGACCTCCATAACCAAATGTATAGTAGGATTGTGGCAACCCACCTCTGGAAAGGTAGAGGTGCTGGGGAAAGACCTTCTTTCGCTCAAAAAAGTGGAGCTGGATGAACTAAGAAAGCAGATAGGCTATGTCTTTCAGGGTGCTGCTCTCTTCGACAGCTTAAAAGTATGGGAGAACGTAGTTTTCTATTACCTTGAAAAGACAGACAGGAACCAAGATGAACTGAGGAACCTCGCCATTGAGAAGCTAAAGCTTGTAGGTTTAGGAGAAGAGGTACTTGACCTGTACCCTTCGGAGCTGTCTGGAGGGATGAGGAAGAGGGTAGGAATAGCAAGAGCCATAGCCACAGATCCAAGACTTATAATATACGACGAACCGACAAGCGGCCTTGATCCAATAACGAGCAGGCTCATAGACCAGCTTATTCTCTCCTTAAGAGAAAAAACGGGAATAACCTCCATAGTGGTTACTCACGACCTTGTAAGCGCCTTTTCCATATCTGACAGGATAATGGTTCTGCAGTCGGGAAGAGTAGTACAGATAGGTACTAAAGAGGAGATTCTTTACTCCAGCGTACCCTTCGTCAAAGAGTTTATCAAGAATGGGCTCGGAGCTGAATTGATAAAGCTAAGTTCCTAA
- a CDS encoding 2,3-bisphosphoglycerate-independent phosphoglycerate mutase: MLEALVKQNNTKLILVVLDGIGGLPVEDGKTELELAHTPNLDKLAKVSALGMHIPVDIGITPGSGPGHLGLFGYNPAEHNIGRGILEALGLGLEVRDTDVAIRANYATVRYEQGRPIVVDRRAGRIPTEENRRITQKLKENIRKIGDVEVLIESGMEHRCAIVFRFPEPLEEGSDMVTDTDPQKEGLEALEPKALTPQAKKVAEVAKEFVRLAAEILKEEEKANYLLLRGFSQKPKIKNFEERFGLRACAIAVYPMYRGLASLVGMQVVKVEGGIQEELQKLEELYKDYDYFFLHIKKTDSYGEDGNYKGKVRVIEEFDEALPSILSLNPDVLVITGDHSTPSVLKGHSWHPVPVLLKSPYVLGGTSQRFTEKEALKGELGIFPAYKLINLMLAHSLRLAKYGA; this comes from the coding sequence ATGCTGGAAGCTCTTGTAAAGCAGAACAACACTAAGCTCATACTGGTAGTGCTCGATGGTATAGGTGGTCTTCCCGTGGAGGACGGTAAGACAGAGCTTGAACTTGCACACACGCCCAACCTTGATAAACTAGCTAAAGTTTCGGCTCTTGGGATGCACATACCCGTAGACATCGGTATAACACCAGGTAGTGGCCCAGGACACCTCGGACTATTCGGCTACAACCCCGCCGAACACAACATAGGTAGAGGGATACTGGAAGCTTTAGGACTTGGGCTTGAAGTTAGAGATACAGATGTAGCCATAAGGGCAAACTACGCAACCGTTAGGTACGAGCAGGGAAGACCTATAGTAGTGGACAGAAGAGCCGGGAGGATACCCACTGAAGAAAACAGAAGGATAACCCAGAAGCTTAAGGAGAATATAAGGAAGATAGGTGACGTAGAAGTTCTCATAGAGTCTGGTATGGAACACAGATGCGCCATAGTCTTTAGGTTCCCAGAACCTTTAGAAGAAGGTTCTGACATGGTTACAGATACAGATCCACAGAAAGAGGGACTTGAAGCCCTAGAACCAAAGGCCCTTACACCACAGGCAAAAAAGGTAGCAGAGGTAGCAAAAGAGTTTGTCAGGCTTGCGGCTGAGATTCTAAAGGAGGAAGAGAAGGCAAATTATCTTCTTCTCAGGGGATTTTCTCAAAAGCCAAAGATAAAGAACTTTGAGGAAAGGTTCGGTCTAAGAGCCTGCGCCATAGCTGTATATCCCATGTACAGGGGGCTTGCAAGCCTTGTGGGCATGCAGGTAGTAAAAGTAGAGGGCGGTATACAAGAGGAGCTCCAAAAGCTCGAAGAGCTTTACAAAGACTACGATTACTTTTTCTTACACATCAAGAAAACAGACTCTTACGGAGAGGATGGAAACTACAAAGGGAAGGTCCGAGTTATAGAAGAGTTTGACGAAGCCTTGCCCTCCATACTATCCCTCAACCCCGATGTGCTTGTAATCACAGGAGACCACTCAACACCTTCTGTACTCAAGGGTCATTCTTGGCATCCCGTCCCGGTTCTCCTTAAGTCCCCTTACGTGCTAGGTGGAACTAGCCAGCGCTTTACAGAAAAGGAAGCTCTAAAGGGAGAGCTTGGCATATTCCCAGCGTATAAGCTCATAAACCTAATGCTAGCACACTCCCTACGGCTTGCCAAGTACGGAGCCTAA
- the mreC gene encoding rod shape-determining protein MreC: MIFSLLLYFVNIPLGRELLNLFQRLTLPVYYLKAKVSDTVSNYVRTYILLVDARRENELLKREVESLKLYKAQLDSCRISLEKVGISTGNTGSTRCGVIGYDPKGEDSFIYIDKGRNVGLEDGFIVFYGDKFVGLVQDVFGGHAKVSTTYSNKLFISCMLLKQDPKNYIYKGGFPYGELLYVNWEDPVEVGDTVVLRSPKDKSIPAFVIGKVIAVEKKQGFFKKVLVKPDIDVRRLEFVYVLDKKL, from the coding sequence TTGATATTTTCTCTCCTTCTTTACTTTGTAAACATACCTTTAGGAAGGGAACTCTTGAATCTTTTTCAAAGATTGACCCTTCCAGTGTATTACCTAAAGGCAAAAGTTTCTGATACTGTAAGTAACTATGTAAGAACTTACATACTGCTCGTTGATGCCAGAAGGGAGAACGAGCTTCTTAAAAGAGAGGTAGAGTCTTTAAAGCTCTACAAAGCACAGCTTGATAGTTGTAGAATAAGCCTCGAGAAGGTAGGAATTTCTACTGGCAATACGGGCAGCACAAGGTGTGGAGTAATAGGGTACGATCCAAAGGGTGAAGATAGTTTTATATACATAGACAAAGGTAGAAACGTTGGATTGGAAGATGGTTTTATAGTCTTTTACGGCGATAAGTTTGTGGGGTTGGTTCAGGATGTTTTCGGCGGACATGCAAAAGTCAGCACCACTTATTCAAACAAGCTTTTCATCTCCTGTATGCTTTTAAAACAGGACCCTAAAAACTACATATACAAGGGTGGGTTTCCATACGGTGAGCTTCTTTATGTAAACTGGGAGGATCCAGTGGAAGTAGGTGATACTGTAGTACTAAGAAGTCCGAAGGATAAAAGCATTCCGGCTTTTGTGATAGGTAAAGTGATTGCTGTAGAAAAGAAACAAGGTTTTTTCAAAAAAGTGCTAGTAAAACCCGATATAGATGTGAGAAGGTTAGAGTTTGTGTATGTTTTGGATAAAAAGCTATGA
- the efp gene encoding elongation factor P codes for MGVKIDINSIQRDMFIEHNGQPYRVLDYEHVKPGKGQAFVRIKAKNMQTGNTIELTYKSSDSIELADFEQVFAEYSYNDGDNYYFISQTTYDMIAVPYENIKEETKFLKEGMTVVVFLYKGQPVGIELPKHVDLKVVETEPAFKGDTAAGGSKPAKLETGAVIQVPFFVNEGDIVRVDTRTGSYVERVK; via the coding sequence ATGGGTGTGAAAATCGACATAAACAGCATTCAAAGAGATATGTTTATTGAACATAACGGGCAACCGTACAGAGTCTTAGACTACGAACACGTTAAGCCGGGTAAGGGGCAGGCCTTTGTAAGGATAAAGGCCAAAAACATGCAGACGGGAAACACCATAGAACTTACCTACAAATCCTCTGACTCCATAGAACTCGCAGACTTTGAACAGGTGTTTGCAGAGTATTCATACAACGACGGTGACAACTACTACTTTATAAGCCAAACCACCTACGATATGATAGCTGTACCTTATGAAAACATAAAGGAAGAGACCAAGTTTCTGAAGGAAGGGATGACGGTTGTAGTGTTCCTCTACAAAGGCCAACCTGTGGGTATAGAGCTTCCTAAACATGTAGATCTTAAGGTGGTAGAAACAGAACCTGCTTTTAAAGGTGATACAGCAGCAGGCGGTAGTAAACCTGCTAAGCTTGAAACAGGTGCAGTTATACAGGTACCCTTCTTCGTGAACGAGGGAGATATAGTACGTGTGGACACAAGGACTGGTAGCTATGTGGAAAGGGTAAAGTGA
- a CDS encoding acylphosphatase encodes MVAFRVYVDGIVQGVGFRAFTKRLAESYGLSGWVRNLPDGRVEIFVQGDRDVVWEFLKGVSEGPKHGRVDSLTLIKEVPKDEDLGFSIRY; translated from the coding sequence ATGGTGGCTTTTAGAGTGTACGTGGACGGTATAGTACAAGGGGTAGGGTTTAGAGCCTTTACAAAAAGGCTAGCAGAAAGCTACGGTCTTTCTGGATGGGTAAGGAACCTTCCAGACGGTAGGGTGGAGATCTTTGTACAAGGCGACAGGGATGTAGTATGGGAATTTCTCAAAGGAGTGTCTGAAGGCCCAAAACACGGGAGGGTAGACAGTCTTACCTTAATCAAGGAGGTACCTAAAGATGAAGATCTGGGTTTTAGCATTAGGTATTAG
- the accB gene encoding acetyl-CoA carboxylase biotin carboxyl carrier protein: MDKELIKELIREVKNSNIRLLSLKAEGFEITIETYKVEEPQAFSMPAKPETHKQLEVMVPSVPTEEKNLHVIRSPLVGTFYRSPSPGAPPFVEVGDIVSPGQVLCIIEALKVMNEIESDVAGRVVKILVENGETVEYGQPLFLIDTNV; this comes from the coding sequence ATGGATAAGGAGCTTATAAAGGAGCTGATAAGGGAGGTAAAGAACAGCAACATAAGGCTGTTATCCCTAAAGGCGGAAGGTTTTGAGATAACAATAGAAACCTATAAGGTTGAAGAACCTCAGGCGTTTAGTATGCCTGCTAAACCGGAAACACATAAGCAGTTGGAGGTGATGGTTCCTTCTGTTCCCACAGAGGAGAAAAACCTGCATGTTATAAGAAGTCCTTTGGTGGGTACCTTTTATAGATCACCATCTCCTGGCGCTCCACCTTTTGTAGAAGTGGGTGACATAGTTTCTCCAGGACAGGTGCTGTGTATAATAGAAGCCCTAAAGGTGATGAACGAGATAGAGAGCGACGTAGCGGGGAGGGTAGTTAAGATACTGGTAGAGAATGGAGAAACTGTAGAGTATGGGCAACCTCTATTTTTGATCGATACAAACGTCTGA
- the thrB gene encoding homoserine kinase — translation MLYIRVPASTSNLGAGFDTFGLALSLYNEFTVEVAECYTVTMEGEGKNLPRDERNLFIRVYKRACQVFGYKEMPFKLHQKNSIPTARGLGSSSTAIVGGLLAFEGIHGKKLSLEEKLAVAFEFEPHPDNLLPALVGGFVVCAVDEKVYFVKLDFPQEVHVALAVPDFELSTEEARAVLKREVDLKDAIFNIQRASLFIASVVTRNLHLLKEATKDKLHQPYRSKLIPGFEDVIQTAYEFGAYAAFLSGAGPSIASLCHKDRAKEVAEGMCKAFSKHSVTAKPLVLAVEPYGSTLTSMTLE, via the coding sequence GTGCTTTACATAAGGGTGCCTGCGAGCACGAGTAACCTAGGGGCGGGCTTTGATACCTTTGGGCTAGCATTAAGCCTTTACAACGAGTTTACGGTAGAAGTGGCAGAATGCTACACGGTAACAATGGAGGGTGAAGGAAAAAATCTTCCGAGGGACGAAAGAAACCTGTTTATAAGGGTCTATAAGAGGGCGTGTCAGGTCTTTGGATATAAAGAAATGCCCTTTAAGCTACATCAAAAGAACAGTATTCCAACGGCTAGGGGTCTTGGTTCTTCCTCTACCGCCATAGTGGGTGGTCTTTTGGCCTTTGAAGGAATACATGGAAAAAAACTCTCCTTGGAAGAAAAGCTTGCAGTTGCCTTTGAGTTTGAACCGCATCCGGACAACCTTTTACCAGCTCTGGTGGGTGGTTTCGTAGTGTGTGCTGTTGATGAGAAGGTTTACTTTGTGAAGCTGGACTTTCCACAGGAAGTACACGTAGCTTTGGCAGTACCAGACTTTGAACTCTCTACAGAAGAGGCAAGGGCTGTTTTAAAGCGTGAGGTAGATCTAAAGGATGCTATATTCAACATACAAAGAGCAAGCCTTTTTATAGCTAGCGTAGTCACTAGAAATCTCCATCTCCTGAAAGAAGCTACAAAGGACAAGCTTCATCAACCTTACAGATCTAAGCTCATCCCTGGATTTGAAGATGTTATTCAAACAGCTTACGAATTTGGAGCTTATGCTGCTTTTCTAAGCGGTGCCGGTCCGAGCATAGCAAGCCTATGCCACAAGGATAGAGCAAAGGAAGTAGCGGAGGGTATGTGTAAAGCTTTTTCCAAACATTCTGTAACTGCAAAACCCCTAGTTCTGGCTGTTGAACCCTATGGTAGTACCCTCACATCAATGACCTTAGAATAG
- a CDS encoding NlpC/P60 family protein, whose translation MVGGANKVYGKKRFRLKSLILLFLLYTLAFGLDVQSINRQAYSSVVYMVKVEDFPEEMDGSLVRTWITEDRYPEGLLSEADYQRLWKACSLDKIPDRVKVSFGWTLRRTDMKMYPTDKPVSRKGSNIDYNQYTLLEPFTPLAVLNESGGWLYVHAPFMRGWVKKEDVYLSSKEELIKVISLPFLVVTAPEKEIGGLSWSMGSKLYYTRKDGDRYLILMPNMKKLWIEKDNDLHEGYLSFSEEIVKRLLVAYLGMPYSWGKLDCSAFVRNVFLVFGVELPRNSSQQMRVGNSYGCCFASYEQFKETLRSLPPYRTLIFMKGHVMVYGGFEKGQPVVYHAVHSIVHDDSIKRYVGKVVKNRLEEDSLRNLYSKVIDVRVLP comes from the coding sequence ATGGTTGGAGGAGCTAACAAGGTTTATGGAAAAAAGAGGTTTAGACTTAAGAGCTTAATCCTTCTTTTTCTTCTTTACACCCTTGCTTTTGGACTAGATGTTCAGAGCATAAACAGGCAGGCTTACTCTTCCGTAGTGTACATGGTAAAGGTTGAAGACTTTCCGGAGGAGATGGATGGCAGCCTAGTAAGGACATGGATCACGGAAGACAGATATCCAGAAGGACTTCTTTCCGAAGCGGATTATCAAAGGTTATGGAAAGCATGCTCCTTGGATAAAATACCCGATAGGGTTAAGGTATCCTTCGGCTGGACTTTAAGAAGAACGGACATGAAGATGTACCCTACGGATAAACCTGTTAGCAGAAAAGGTTCAAATATAGACTACAATCAGTACACGCTCCTTGAACCCTTCACTCCTCTTGCTGTGCTTAATGAAAGCGGTGGATGGCTCTACGTACACGCTCCTTTCATGAGGGGATGGGTTAAAAAGGAAGATGTGTACCTTTCATCCAAAGAGGAGCTCATAAAGGTAATTAGCCTACCCTTCTTGGTAGTAACAGCTCCAGAGAAGGAAATAGGTGGGCTCTCATGGAGCATGGGTTCAAAGCTTTATTACACGCGCAAAGATGGCGATAGATACCTTATCCTGATGCCCAACATGAAAAAGCTTTGGATAGAAAAAGATAACGATCTTCATGAAGGTTATCTTAGCTTTAGTGAAGAGATAGTAAAAAGGCTTCTTGTAGCTTACCTTGGTATGCCTTACAGCTGGGGTAAGCTCGACTGTTCTGCCTTCGTCAGGAATGTCTTTTTGGTGTTTGGAGTGGAACTTCCAAGGAACTCATCCCAACAGATGAGGGTAGGTAACTCTTACGGTTGTTGTTTTGCATCTTATGAGCAATTTAAGGAAACTCTACGAAGTTTACCTCCCTACAGAACTCTCATATTCATGAAGGGTCATGTTATGGTGTACGGTGGGTTTGAGAAGGGTCAACCTGTTGTATACCATGCCGTCCACTCCATAGTCCACGACGACAGTATCAAAAGGTATGTAGGAAAAGTTGTAAAAAACAGACTGGAGGAAGATTCTCTTAGAAACCTCTATTCTAAGGTCATTGATGTGAGGGTACTACCATAG